CAAAacccaaatatatatatttttttttaatttggcaacactgatttACACTATCTGCTGTAGCCCGGAGTCTCGAGTCCCGAGTCCAGTTGTTGACCCCCAACGCCCCCgccaattaataaataaaacaaatatgaatcTGATTAAAAAAAGTGTACTTTCAACTTTTtcgtcattttattttttagattgcAGCAAACAATAAAGATAAAATGTATACTTGAATTTATTCTGTTAAATGATTCACATGCTTACATTGATGGAGTTCCtaatttaatgattatttttttgaaatccgTTTCTGTTTTGCACTTTGGAGCTTATTTAACAGCATTCAACAAATCGCATGTTGTTCATAAGTGACTTTTCAGTACCAATGAATCCTTATCAACAACTAGGGTTAAAGGTCAACCTGTGCATGACGAGACCGATGTCATCTTGGTTCAGAATGTCTATGGAGCGTTGGCAGCAATTTCGGCTTAGTCTCAATTCATTGCCCGTTTAAAAGGGACGTGTTTTCGCGCTCTCTCTTCAAAACTGCAACTAATTCTACAATTCTTGCGTTCGGTTGAGTGAAAACTTTgctttaattcaatttcacTTAAACATTATCAAATGGGTTAGTGCAATgtgattaatatatatttttacattaaagagaaagttttttttttaatatgtggtcaagccttaaaataaatatcatgtGTAATGTTTTTATTCGTTTTTATTAATCTGGAGTGATTTGTGAGCGCGCTtcgattcaataaaaaaatgtagaacTTATTTTAGAACTTATATGAAAAGAGCTAGAagctctaaaaataatatagtaatTATCATATGTGTTACAACTCTTGGCtctaactttaaaattgtaattgtattttttttttcaaatttcttaaataaccACTTTTCAATACTTGATATCCCCAGCTATTTTAGTCTCTAAGATCCACGTTGTTTAAATTAAGATTAGcccatttacatttacattacattttACATAGTAAAATGAAGCTATTATTAATACCTGATCATACTAGTTTGAAGAATGGAACCTccttaccaagtttggtgtcccTAGCTATtgtagtctctgagatctgaGTTTTTTAAACTGACCATAAGCCTGTATCCATGcggagtttttttttctttcgattGAACACTCCTTTTTGAACTAAACAGTCTCCTTTACTCCAATCAATCATCTCAcgtaatttcattaaaatcgaaTAGATAAATAGTTGGGAAAGTAATCATTAGTTTAGTGTAATTCCTGATCAAGTGAGGTACTAATAAGTTATTCTAATCAACATGAAATCAGCTGCAACCATCAACAGTGGGCTGCGTTTGGAGGCCATCGATCGCATCACATCGATTCCATTGGTCGAGTCCAGTGTTAAGCGGGTCGAGAACATCTATGATAAAGTGAAGAACAACAACCGACTCTTCAGCTGGTACTTTGAGACGGCAGAGGCAACAATTTCCGCTGCCTATGAAACTGTTCAACCGGCTGTCAAACTTTTCGAGCTTCCTCTTAAACGTCTGGACAATGTAATGTGCAAAAGTCTCGATATTTTGGAGCAACGTATTCCTTTGGTCTACTTGCCACCGGAAATGGTAAGTATATTTGCGTCTGGCTTGAGTTTGCGTCAATTCGCTTACGTAGACCATTGTTCTGTGTTTGAAGATGTATTGGAATACCAAGGAATACATGTCGGATCATCTAGTAAAGCCCGTTCTGAAGCGGGCGGATTCCGTTAAGCAAATTGGCAACGCGGTCCTCGAGAGCTCCCTAACCACCTATGCGGCGGATCGTATCGATGGAGCCTTCACAGCGGGCGATAAATTCGTGGACAAATATCTGGTGCCCATACAAACAGATCAAGATCAGACAGACGGTGAGTGaagtacaaaatacaaaataaccTTGAGGTGCATTTCATTTATAGACTTTGTCGACTGCCCCTAGCTACGATGAGGTTATCAGTCGGCTTGGGTTtcgttttttctattttcctattcttttttttttttttgctaatcaTTGAGATAAGGCTTTTTCATcgtttttacaaattttgaatgTGAAAAAAGactaataattcaaatatataaacgCACTCTGCAGCCCCTCAGGAGGATGATAACGAAACGGCGGGCGCATCGGCGGAGGAGAAGGGCGCCATTAAGGCAATTCATCACGGTCAACGCTTCTCCCGTAAACTCAAGCGGAGACTAACACAAAGAACTGTCGCCGAGGCGCGAGCTCTAAAGAAACAAAGCAAAGAAGCAATCCATGTGCTCATCTATGCTGTAGAATTGGTGCGTACATTTTCAAAACcatattttttgaacgaatttaataaagaatGAATTAAGGGGCCGAATcacgatcaaaatgacattccgcttaaaaatcagttaagttttaagcaagttatgacagattgaagttggtcaaaactttgacttagcaactttacaagtcaaaatttttttagaatttcacatgatattttacagaaaaattaatcgtcttagaatcaaatttaaagggtttttttatactaattacgatagaAGGAATTGgtgaaaaactaataaaatctCCCTTTATAGATTGCAACAGATCCAAAGCAGGCCATGCAGAAGGCCAAGGAACTGTGGGATTATTTGAGTGCCGATGAGCCCGAAAATCAGGCCAGACCCGTCACTCTGGAGCAGTTGATAGTGCTCATTACACGGGAGTCAGTCCGGCGAGTTGTTCACTTGGTTAACTACAGTGCCAACGTTGCGTCCACAATACCCAAGTGAGTAAAAGATTCCAACagaagatatttaaattataacaaacATGATATGCTTAATAGAAATTTGGCGCATACTACCACCGAGGTTGTTCatcatataatatacataaataaacgaATTATTACCATTACTCGCTTGGATAAGGTCAAGAATCTATCCAAGGAGGAAGCTGAATCTCTCTTCAAGCGTATGATCGCCTTCTATGGTGATCTGCAAGTGCTCACCAATGGATATCTggtaattatataaattatttaactaattttccCATAGTCTAATGAGATTTCTTGTTAGGAGCGCGTTGCGAGCTTTCTCTCCGGACGCATTGAGGCGGAAAAGGTTACGGGCAGCGATAGCAATACCGTTAACCGATCCTCCAGAAGACGACAGGAGGCAAACAATTACTCGCCCTCTCACAACAATATAAATGGAGTCTATTGAGAAATCGAGTTTTTTATTCCATTCgtatttttgtttctaatcatagagttttatttttgcttgcattttcgtactaattaaattttacatttatctTTACCAATATACAAGGTGGCGCCTAGTTATTAACTTATGCGAATATTCGAAATTGGCGCCATATACGAACTGTCAACAGAAACAATTAGCGCATATCGATCAAAATTGGCgccaattgcaaaatttatcGACTATTCTGTTCAGTACAAATGGCTTATCGATGTGTGTTAGGTTAATTACTGCCGCGCCACTGTACAATAACGatattgaaatttacttaaataaatgctcCTTATAGTATTTCAATTCAGATATGCTCTCTTTGATATCATCAAGACTTCGATGAGCTAATACCTTATTTGGAGCGGCTTTAATAATCTCTGGATACCATCGGCTGGCCAGTTCCTTAACAGTTGAAACATCAATGATACGATAGTGCAAATATTCATCAACCTTGGGGTAATATTTTCGTAGAAATAAACGATCCATATAAACAGAGTTTCCAGCCAACGGACACTTTCGCTTTGGGATGTTTTCCTTAAGGTACGATAGGATTATGTTCTCAGCCATCTCGGGAGTAACCTGAGAGTTTTTACATCTCTCGACTAGACCAGATTCGTTGTGATGTTTGATGCACCATTCGTTCATGTTATCGTAGACATGCTGGGCATGTTTTATGGCGAAACATGGACCCTCTGACTTAACATTGAGCTGCTTGTCAGTTATAATGCAG
The genomic region above belongs to Drosophila innubila isolate TH190305 chromosome 3R unlocalized genomic scaffold, UK_Dinn_1.0 2_E_3R, whole genome shotgun sequence and contains:
- the LOC117790042 gene encoding lipid storage droplets surface-binding protein 1, yielding MAATINSGLRLEAIDRITSIPLVESSVKRVENIYDKVKNNNRLFSWYFETAEATISAAYETVQPAVKLFELPLKRLDNVMCKSLDILEQRIPLVYLPPEMMYWNTKEYMSDHLVKPVLKRADSVKQIGNAVLESSLTTYAADRIDGAFTAGDKFVDKYLVPIQTDQDQTDAPQEDDNETAGASAEEKGAIKAIHHGQRFSRKLKRRLTQRTVAEARALKKQSKEAIHVLIYAVELIATDPKQAMQKAKELWDYLSADEPENQARPVTLEQLIVLITRESVRRVVHLVNYSANVASTIPKNLAHTTTEVVHHIIYINKRIITITRLDKVKNLSKEEAESLFKRMIAFYGDLQVLTNGYLERVASFLSGRIEAEKVTGSDSNTVNRSSRRRQEANNYSPSHNNINGVY
- the LOC117790043 gene encoding probable oligoribonuclease; this translates as MVSELNRLCYLFSNIVRSHSRRGTAILSSQVKNMSTCQNSCGDQSDIVWMDLEMTGLDVDNDQILEVSCIITDKQLNVKSEGPCFAIKHAQHVYDNMNEWCIKHHNESGLVERCKNSQVTPEMAENIILSYLKENIPKRKCPLAGNSVYMDRLFLRKYYPKVDEYLHYRIIDVSTVKELASRWYPEIIKAAPNKVLAHRSLDDIKESISELKYYKEHLFK